Genomic segment of Candidatus Methylomirabilota bacterium:
GCGGTCTTGCCGCCGGCGGCGGCGGTGCCGGACAGGGGCTGCAGCGTGCCGAGCTTCAAGGGCTTGGCCTGCCCGAAGGCGGCCCGCCAGGGGGCGGGCACGAGTATCGACGCGCCGAGCGCGCCGGCGGCGGCCGCGCCGAGGCCGAGCAGGTGACGTCGTGTGACCTTTCCGCTGTACCAGAAGTCCTCCGCCCGCGCCCAGGGCTCGTCGTGCCAGCGCTCTGCCATGATCAGGTCCTCCCGTTGGATCCCGCTCTCCGGGGGAGCGAGATGCGAGTGATCGGGCTGCTCACGACCGCCGATCGTCGGCGACCTTCCGGAGCGCGGCCGTGAACGCGTCCGTCGTCTGGCGAATCTCGTCTTCCCCGTGGCTCAGGGAGACGTAGAACTTTCCCGCGGCCTTCAGCACCCCGCGCCGGATCAGCTCGTCCGTGAACGCGCGGTGACGCATGCGGTCCGCGGTGAGGGTGGCGCGGTAGTCGGTGATGGGGCGGTC
This window contains:
- a CDS encoding twin-arginine translocation signal domain-containing protein, whose protein sequence is MAERWHDEPWARAEDFWYSGKVTRRHLLGLGAAAAGALGASILVPAPWRAAFGQAKPLKLGTLQPLSGTAAAGGKTA